A stretch of Hypomesus transpacificus isolate Combined female chromosome 7, fHypTra1, whole genome shotgun sequence DNA encodes these proteins:
- the LOC124469316 gene encoding protein SCO2 homolog, mitochondrial codes for MLYLERRVLGLATCELHTGKLLKYTLKPDSHHTFNSFLLQRAWLSSQPQPSGRLPCHSLDQRAAGLYGIHAQPTQAGPHHRPPTLPLLTHRVLLSQAPSPKPNPSESAANIKLRTRLLVTLLFGGGLLGTWWYAHSEKEQRRRTQRMEQLRQVALGHGDFHLLDHRGQRRTKKDFLGSWVLLYFGFTHCPDICPEELDKLSAVVTALDQDPALPPVQPLFVTVDPERDDVAALARYVGDFHPRVIGLTGTTEEVRQAGRDYRVYASLGPKDEDGDYIVDHTILIYLVDPDGLFLDYYNRMKSDGQIADSIRKHMKAYVKLLPE; via the coding sequence ATGCTTTACTTGGAGAGGAGGGTACTCGGGCTAGCAACCTGTGAGCTCCATACTGGAAAGCTATTGAAGTACACCTTGAAGCCTGATTCCCATCACACCTTTAACTCCTTCCTTCTCCAAAGGGCATGGCTTTCGTCACAGCCTCAGCCCAGTGGACGTCTCCCTTGTCATTCCCttgaccagagagcagcagggtTGTATGGGATCCACGCACAGCCCACACAAGCCGGTCCCCATCACCgccccccaaccctcccacTCCTGACCCACAGGGTCCTCCTCTCCCaggccccctcccccaaacccaACCCCTCCGAGTCTGCCGCCAACATCAAGCTGCGGACCCGTCTGCTGGTGACCCTGCTGTTTGGCGGCGGGCTGCTGGGAACCTGGTGGTACGCCCACTCGGAGAAGGAGCAGAGACGGCGGACGCAACGCATGGAGCAGCTGAGGCAGGTGGCTCTGGGCCACGGGGACTTCCACCTCCTGGACCACAGGGGGCAGCGGAGGACCAAGAAAGACTTCCTGGGGAGCTGGGTGCTGCTGTACTTTGGCTTCACCCACTGCCCGGACATCTGCCCCGAGGAGCTGGACAAGCTGAGCGCCGTGGTCACGGCCCTGGACCAGGACCCCGCCCTGCCGCCCGTCCAGCCCCTCTTTGTCACCGTGGACCCCGAGAGGGACGACGTGGCGGCGCTGGCTCGGTACGTCGGGGACTTCCACCCGCGCGTGATCGGCCTGACGGGCACCACGGAGGAGGTGAGGCAGGCGGGGAGGGACTACCGCGTGTACGCCAGCCTGGGGCCCAAGGACGAGGACGGGGACTACATCGTGGACCACACCATTCTCATCTACCTGGTGGACCCCGACGGCCTGTTCCTGGACTACTACAACCGGATGAAGAGCGACGGCCAGATCGCCGACAGCATCAGGAAGCACATGAAAGCGTATGTGAAGTTACTGCCTGAGTGA
- the LOC124469611 gene encoding LOW QUALITY PROTEIN: uncharacterized protein LOC124469611 (The sequence of the model RefSeq protein was modified relative to this genomic sequence to represent the inferred CDS: inserted 3 bases in 2 codons) gives MVIFGFITRMKFYADPTKSEDLCLSLHVSNETLTPLTGTRHLLVSAYLERRLEENMVRIISVFKRDSVQDLFCVFCCVDNVSTSPAQVLMHSDRFGFPFATADILCKIPAYCSIVPYVTLTPHANVNSTLKQPFLPVKNLLSGKKKEEEDYQFNFTVCISNLFGNYNNVLQFTQSLEMYRLLGVGRVVVYNTSCGPELDRLLKSYSQEGFVEVLPWPIDLYLTPSPGWKPECGGVFMIQNHIFPKTQFDPSGRYHVPYWEXVPGVNILEHIYRGAKLENIXHPFKMVVQPRGLVQTSVHSVLHSFKDVVKVPPDVCRIIHVRVALQKALTKNELHQDTRLWDYHRQLIPNVDKALRRAGLLK, from the exons ATGGTCATATTTGGATTCATAACTCGTATGAAGTTCTATGCTGATCCAACCAAATCAGAAGATCTTTGTCTTTCACTTCACGTGTCAAATGAGACCCTCACCCCTCTAACTGGCACCAGACATCTACTGGTGTCCGCCTACTTGGAGCGCAGGTTGGAGGAGAACATGGTGCGAATTATCAGTGTGTTCAAGAGAGACTCAGTCCAGGATCTCTTCTGTGTGTTCTGCTGCGTTGATaatgtgtccacctcgcccgCTCAGGTGCTGATGCACTCTGATCGCTTTGGCTTCCCCTTTGCTACCGCCGACATCCTCTGTAAGATTCCTGCTTACTGCAGCATTGTGCCATATGTCACGTTGACGCCACATGCCAATGTCAATAGTACACTGAAGCAGCCCTTCCTCCCCGTCAAAAACCTGCTGAGTggaaagaagaaagaggaggaggactacCAGTTTAACTTCACCGTCTGCATCTCCAACCTCTTTGGGAACTACAACAATGTGCTTCAATTTACCCAGAGCCTAGAGATGTACAG ATTACTGGGTGTTGGCAGGGTGGTGGTGTATAACACTAGCTGTGGACCAGAGCTCGACAGGCTGCTGAAGAGCTACAGTCAGGAGGGCTTTGTGGAGGTGCTGCCCTGGCCCATTGACCTTTACCTCACTCCATCCCCTGGCTGGAAACCAGAATGTGGAG GAGTTTTTATGATCCAGAACCATATATTCCCGAAAACCCAGTTTGATCCGAGTGGAAGGTACCATGTACCCTACTGGG GGGTGCCCGGTGTCAACATTTTGGAGCACATCTACAGAGGAGCCAAACTGGAAAACAT ACACCCATTCAAGATGGTAGTCCAGCCAAG AGGGTTGGTGCAGACATCAGTGCACAGCGTACTGCACAGCTTCAAGGATGTGGTGAAGGTTCCCCCAGACGTGTGTCGGATCATCCATGTCCGAGTTGCCCTGCAAAAAGCACTGACAAAGAATGAACTACATCAGGATACCAGATTATGGGACTACCACAGACAACTGATCCCCAACGTGGACAAGGCCCTAAGGAGGGCAGGGCTCCTGAAGTGA
- the LOC124469708 gene encoding tripartite motif-containing protein 29-like codes for MAAQFRKSEPLKATISPDLRPTKPEVSCDYCTGTKLKALKSCLVCLTSYCETHLEPHQRVAALKKHKLIDPVKNLEYRMCQKHERPLELFCRTDQMLVCRLYTDKDHKNHDTVPPEEECEEKKTQIKKTEGDIQQMIQERLEKVQEIKLSVQTSKRDAERDISDSVQVFTALVRSIERSQAELIEVIEEKQKAAEKQAEGLIL; via the coding sequence ATGGCTGCTCAGTTCAGGAAGTCAGAGCCACTGAAAGCTACCATCAGTCCAGACCTGCGTCCTACTAAACCTGAAGTGTCATGtgactactgtacaggtaccaagctcaaggccctgaagtcctgtctggtgtgtctgaCCTCTTACTGTGAGACTCACCTGGAGCCTCATCAGAGAGTTGCAGCCTTGAAGAAACACAAGCTGATCGACCCTGTGAAGAACCTGGAGTACAGGATGTGTCAGAAGCATGAGAGACCCCTGGAGCTGTTCTGTAGGACTGACCAGATGTTGGTGTGTCGGCTCTACACTGATAAAGACCACAAGAACCATGACACTGTTCCTCCAGAGGAGGAGTGTGAAGAGAAGAAGACTCAAATtaagaagacagagggagacattcAGCAGATGATCCAGGAGAGACTGGAGAAGGTTCAGGAGATCAAACTCTCAGTACAGACCAgcaagagagatgcagagagggaTATATCAGACAGTGTTCAGGTCTTCACTGCTCTGGTGCGCTCCATTGAGAGAAGCCAGGCTGAGCTCATTGAGGTGattgaggagaagcagaaagcagcagagaaacaggctgaagggttgattttgtga